Genomic segment of Niallia taxi:
TGCCAGTAGTAAACTTTGCAGCCGGCGGTGTAGCAACACCAGCAGATGCAGCATTAATGATGCAACTCGGAGCAGATGGAGTTTTTGTTGGTTCAGGTATTTTCAAATCTGATAATCCTTCTAAATTTGCAAGAGCAATTGTGGAAGCAACGACTCATTACCAAGACTATCAACTCATTGCTGAAATATCCAAGAATTTAGGAACTGCCATGAAAGGGATTGAAATCTCTAATTTAGATCCAGATCAACGCATGCAAGAACGCGGATGGTAAGTGAAAAATGTCTATTGTAAAGGTTGGTGTGCTTGGATTACAAGGAGCTGTCAGAGAACATATTCGTGCCTTAGAAGCAAGTGGAGCAGAAGCTGTCATAGTGAAAAACAAGGAACAGTTAGTTGATGTGGATGGCTTAATTATTCCTGGTGGAGAAAGTACTACCATACGGCGGCTTATAGATAAATATGAATTTATGGAATCCCTTAGAGAATTTGCAGCCTCAGGTAAACCGATGTTTGGAACCTGTGCAGGTCTGATTCTCCTCGCAAAGTCTATCGAAGGATATAAAGAGCCGCATATTGGTGTTATGGATATTCAGGTTGAACGTAATTCATTCGGAAGACAGAAAGAGAGCTTTGAAGCTAATATAGACATAGTTGGTATTGCCGATCAGTTCCCAGCTGTATTTATCCGTGCGCCACATATCGTAAGTGCAGGCGAAAATGTTGAAATATTAGCAAAACATAACGGACGTATTGTCGTAGCGAAAGAAGGGCAATTCCTAGGATGCTCTTTTCATCCAGAAATAACAGATGATATACGGTTCACGGAGTACTTTATAAATATGGTTAAAATAGCGAAAGTATATTAAATAAAAGCTAAAACTGATATTATCCCCTTTAAGTAGATAGTGTAAAAAACCACAAAATCTTTTGTGGATGATACACTTAACTTGGAGGGGATTTTATTATGGCTAAAAAAGGACAAGCGTTTCAGAATTATACAGATGAGTTTAAGCTAAAAGCAGTAATGAAGTACATAAATGGCAATAAAAGTTATGCCGTCTTATCAGAAGAACTTGGAATTAAGCATTGTACACAGCTTAAAGTATGGGTTAAAAAATAGAAAGCTGGAGAACCCTTTGATAGAAGATCAATAGGTAGTGGTTCTAATACTAATCCATGAAGAAATAAAACAAGCAATTGAAGACTATATTTATCATTACAATTATAAACGCTCTCAAAAAAGACTAAAACAACGCGCGCCAGTTGAGTACCGACACGCGTTATTGTATAGCTTTTTTGTGCTGTCTACTTGACAGGGGGAAGACCAAACAGTCGGTTTCACATAAAGAAACCACCCGTGCAAACGGGTGGTTTACCTCAAACAGCTTTATCGTTCTTTTTATCCTGCTTAATCCAAAAATCTGCATTTTTAATGCCTAATGGTTCAGGATTAAAAACAGGGTCTAAACCTTGCTTTTTCTGTTTTTCATAATCTTTAAGTGCGATGATGGCTGGTTTGGCCAGTATTACGATAGCAATCATGTTAAGCCATACCATTAAACCTAAACCAACATCTCCAAGAGCCCAAGCAAGACTCGCTGTTTTTACAGTTCCATAAAAAGTAGTAGCCATTATAACAAGTTTCAGCAAGTCAGAGAATAAACGGTTATTTTTATTGCGGAGCAAATAAGTCAAGTTTGTTTCTGCAATATAATAGTAGGCCATGATTGTCGTGAAAGCGAATAAGAATAGAGCGATTGCTACAAACCCGGAACCAAAGCCTGGGATGATGCTGTCAATCGCAGCTTGGGTAAACCCTGGACCTGGCTCAACGCCTTCCACGTTATTGACAATCATTGTTCCGTTGGGTGATTCTGTATTGTACATGCCAGTAAACAAAATCATAAATGCAGTAGCCGAGCATACAAGTAATGTGTCGATATAAACAGAGAATGCCTGAACAAGCCCTTGTTTGACAGGATGAGACACTTCTGCAGCTGCTGAAGGATGTGGTCCTGTTCCTTGTCCTGCTTCATTGGAGTAAATACCCCGTTTAACACCCCATGCAATGGCCATACCCATCATGCCGCCAAATGTAGCTTCCAAGTTAAAGGCACTTTTAAAGATTAGTGCAAAAACACTTGGCAGTTCTTGAATGTTAAGAACAACAATGATGATGGATAAAAGGATATATCCAAGAGCCATAATTGGAACGACTACTTGTGCTACATTTGCTATCCGTTTGACACCGCCAAAAATGATAAACCCAAGAAGTAAGACTACCAAAATTCCTGTTATGTATGTTGGTAGATTAAAGGCATTTTTCATCCCTGCTGCGATTGAGTTTGACTGAACACCAGGCATTAATATTGCCATTGAAATGATGGCTGCTCCTGCAAAAAGAAAGGCAAACCACTTAGAGCCAATTCCCTTTTCAATATAGTAGGCAGGTCCCCCTCTATATTGGCCATCGTGTTTTACTTTATAAATTTGTGCAAGTGTTGATTCTATAAATGCTGTGGAAGCCCCAATAAAGGCCATAAACCACATCCAGAATACAGCGCCAGGTCCCCCGAATGCTATTGCCGTAGCAACCCCAGCGATGTTACCTGTCCCGACTCTTCCAGATAATGCGATGGAAAGTGCTTGAAAGGAGGAGACACCTGCATCTGAGCTTTTCCCTTGGAACATTAGGACAATCATTTCCTTCACATGTCTGATTTGCAGGAATTTAGATACAAATGTAAAAACAAGGCCGACTATTAATACAATATAAATGACTGGTGTACTCCATAATATTCCGTTCAAAAAAGTTACTATTTCTTCCATATAATACACCCCTCGATAAACATTGTTTTTAAAATTCTGAATTATATTATATTTTACAACATGGTATAAAACAATAAAAATTATTGCTCTTTTGCCGAATTTTCGAACTTTTATACTGTATTTTTAAATTATTACAAAAAAGTGATAGAAAAAATGAATAAAAAGGAGTTGTTTAATAGTAATACGAGATAAACAACCTATCATTGTATTTAGAAGGGTGAAGAATAATATAAAATAAATCTGCCGCATTAGGATACAACAGATTTATTGCTTTACAAAAATAACTGGTCGGACTATAAGAATTGCAAAGTCAGGTAAAAAAGATCTGAACACAACGGCAAAAGCATAAAATTTAATTATGAGGAAGAGGGGACACAGTAGATAAAGCTGAATTTAAACCGAACTAAAATGGTTCTAGCCGGTTTTTTCCTTTTCTGTTTTCTATTGCAGGTTTTAGTATACATAATAAGGGGGAAAAATTTTATACTTGAACGGAGGTTAGTTTTACGTTAAAATGGTGCAGATAACAATTAGTTAAATGATAAATGTGAGTAAAAACTGGAGGAGCCTGTCACTAGGGGATAACTATGCCCTAATGACAGGCTTTTTTTAGTTTATGATACTCTATCAACTCTAACGTATTCTCTAGGGTGAAATGCTTCTGTTTTATTTTGGAAAGTCTTTTCTAGTTCATTATTAATTGGGATTAGTTCTTTTATTTCTATGTCAAGTTCGTTTAGAAAAAATTCTCTTTTTTCCCTATGGTCTAATTGCCAAAAACTAAGAAAAAGTAAACCGAATATAGAAAGTGAAATAGAAATTTTCATCTTCATTAAGCAACACCACCAATATTAGGGTGGGTAAAATGGCAGTAATTTATACAGGTTACCAACTAAATGAATTTAAAATAAGAGTATTTCACATATTTGGTAAGTCTGGAGAGGACACTATTTGTATTAACGCAAACATAATTCATTTAATGCAAAAAAAATAGATATTATTCAATAGGGGGGATTTCTATGTCATTACTTCATTTCGCCATAATTTCACCGTTCTTATTTGCTATTTTTGTACCTTTTGTTTTTAAGCATTTTAGGCGAATGCATACAGGCTGGTTTGTTCTTTTATTACCAGTGCTTTTGTTTATTTATTTCTTATCCTTTATTTCCATCACCTCTGCCGAAGAAATAGTCACCAAAACTATTTCGTGGATTCCTTCTCTGGGAATCGACTTTACGGTTAAAGTCGATGGGTTAGCTTTATTATTTGCACTTTTGATTACAGGGATTGGCTCATTAGTTGTTCTTTATTCTGTTTATTATTTACAGAAGGATAAAGAACAGCTAAATAATTTTTATGTATATTTGCTGCTGTTCATGGGAGCAATGCTTGGTGTTGTTCTTTCAGATAACTTAATTGTTTTATATACTTTTTGGGAATTCACTAGTTTTTCGTCCTTTTTATTAATTGGTTATTGGTATAAACGGGAAAAATCACGGTATGGTGCACAAAAATCAATGCTGATTACTGTTTTTGGCGGACTTTCCATGCTGGGAGGGATTATTCTTCTTTATTTAATGACTGGAACCTTCAGCATTGCAGAAATCATTCAGCAAACGAATGAAATCATGACACACCACTTATTTATACCAGCAATGCTTTGTATTTTACTTGGTGCCTTAACAAAGTCAGCACAATTTCCGTTTCATATATGGTTACCTGATGCAATGGAAGCGCCAACCCCAGTCAGTGCTTATCTTCATTCAGCAACAATGGTGAAGGCAGGAATTTACTTAGTCGCCAGAATGACTCCAGTATTTGCTGAAACTGCGCTTTGGGTATGGTTAGTAGCAGGGTTTGGGATTATTACATTGCTTTGGGGCTCTTTCTCAGCTGTAAAACAAACAGACTTAAAAGGCATTCTTGCTTTTTCAACCATTAGTCAACTTGGGATGATTATGACATTACTTGGTATTGGAGGAGCTGCGTTACACTTCGATTCTGTTAAGGATAGTTATTATACAGTCGCTATAGTAGCGGCAGTTTTCCATCTCATTAATCATGCCACCTTTAAGGGTGCTCTTTTTATGGTTGTTGGCATTATCGATCATGAAACCGGCACTAGAGATATTCGGAGGCTCGGTGGATTAATGCCTTTTATGCCAATTACGTTTACTGTTGCGATAATTGGAACATTTTCAATGGCAGGTCTTCCGCCTTTTAATGGGTTTTTAAGTAAGGAAATGTTTTTTACGGCAATGGTACGTGTTCTTAGCATGGATATTTTAAATATGGAGACAATCGGCATCCTGTTTCCTGTTCTCGCTTGGATTGCCAGTATTTTTACTTTTGTTTATAGCATGATTATCGGTTTTAAAACGTTCACTGGTAAACTTCAGCCTGAGAAGCTCAAGAAAAAGCCGCATGAGGCGCCAATTGGTATGTTAATTCCACCAATTGTTTTGGCTTCACTTGTTCTTGCAATTGGATTTTTTCCTAACGTCTTAGCCAATACGATTATTGCCCCAGCCGTTGCAGCTATCATGCCTGCTTTTACAGTGGATGTTCATATTTCATTCTGGCATGGCTTTACTCCAGAGCTTTATATGACTTTTGGTGTGATTGCGTTTGGATTCTTGCTGTATAAGACTTATCCAAAATGGAGAGGGGTTTATAAGATTTTTCCTGAGAAGCTATCACTGAATTCTCTTTATGATGGTGCATTAACTAATACAGAAAGAGCGTCTCGCCGATTAACCAACACTATCTTAACGGGATCTTCTAGAACGTACCTACTCTATTTATTTATCTTTTTTATTATCATGTTAGGCTCCACTTTATTTATAAAGGATGCCTATACGTTTGATATAAGTAATATCTCAAGCATTCATATCGCTGAGGTCATCCTCGCAGTTGGAATATGCATTGTGGCAATTAGTATTCTTTTCGTTAAATCACGTTTAACTTCTATTATATTATTGGGTGCTGTTGGCTACTCTGTGTCTTTATTTTTTGTTATATACAGAGCACCAGATTTGGCATTAACTCAGCTTGTTATCGAAACAATTTCCGTTGCGTTATTTTTGCTGTGTTTTTATCACTTGCCTAAGTTGAAAAAGCGTGAAGAACGAATTTCCTTTAAATTAACAAATGCCCTTATCTCTGTTGGTGTCGGAGCGATTGTCATCCTAATAGGTTTATCGGCACACAGTAATAAGCTATTTGAATCAATTTCACACTATTATATCGAAAACACCTATAAAGAGGCCGCAGGAAAAAATATGGTTAACGTCATTTTAGTTGATTTCCGTGGGCTTGATACGATGTTTGAAATTACGGTCCTTGCTATTGCAGCAATTGGGATATTTGGATTAATTAAGCTTCGCCAACAGGGAGGGAAGAAAACTGAAAACAAATGATGTCATCTTACAAACGACAACGAAAATTGTATTATTTATTATCCTAATCTTCTCTGTGTTTATTTTCTTCACAGGTCATTACACACCAGGAGGAGGCTTTATCGGGGGACTATTAACATCTGGTGCAATAGTGTTATTACTATTGGCTTTTGACTTAAAGACAGTTAAGAAGATATTGCCATTTAATTATATGTACATGATTGCGACAGGTCTCCTTTTTTCCATTGGAACGGGAGCAGGGGCGATGCTTTTCAACGTGCCATTCCTAACACATGCGTATACTCATATAGATATTCCAATCCTGGGCGAGCTTTCGCTCCATACAGCTACGATATTTGACTTAGGTGTGTTCTTAGTAGTTGTAGGAGTAACAATGACGATTATTCAAACGATTGGAGGAGATGAATAATGGAAATAATCATGATCTTTGTTATTGGGATATTGTTTATGTGTGCAACCTATTTAATGCTTTCCAAAAGCTTGCTGCGGATTATTATTGGAACTGGGTTATTAAGTCATGGAGCCCATTTGCTTATTCTAACAATGGGAGGCTTAAAAAAGGGAGCCGCGCCATTGCTTGGGGAAAATGCAGAAGCCTATACAGATCCAATCCCACAAGCATTAATTTTAACAGCTATTGTCATCAGCTTTGGGGTGACAGCCTTTTTCTTAGTTTTAGCCTATCGTGCCTACCAAGAGCTTGGCACTGACAATATGGAAAAATTGAGAGGAATGGATGGCAATGATTAATTTTTTACTTTTACCCATACTAATTCCGTTAATTACTGGAGTTATTCTGATTTTCTTTTCAAAAAATATTATTGCCCAAAGGTGGATTTCCGGAATATCCTCGATTTCTAATATTGTTGTTTCTGCCATATTAGTTCAAAGGATTAGACAGGACGGCATCCAAACATTGGATGTTTCTAGCTGGGATGCTCCATTCGGGATTACGCTTGTATCTGATATGCTATCAGCATTACTTGTTCTTACTACCAGTATTGTTGCATGTACTACTCTCATTTACTCTTTCCGGGGCATTGGACAAGAGAGGGAGAGATTTTATTACTACCCATGTTTTAACTTTCTTATTGTTGGTGTTAATGGTGCATTTACAACAGGGGACATATTCAATCTTTTTGTATTTTTTGAAGTAATGCTGATGGCATCTTATGCACTTATCGTACTTGGAGGAACAAAAATACAGCTGCGTGAATCTATTAAATATCTTCTTGTGAATATTATTTCTTCCGCATTATTTGTCATAACAGTAGCTTATTTATATTCAGTTGTTGGTACACTTAACATGGCACATATATCAGAAAGAATTAGTGAAGTGGATCAGCCCGGAATTATAACGGTCATTGCCATTTTATTTTTAGTTGTATTTGGTCTAAAAGGAGCTGTTTTCCCGTTATCGTTCTGGCTTCCGGGGTCTTACAATGCACCTCCAATTCCAGTAATGGCTTTATTCGGTGCGTTGCTGACAAAGGTAGGGGTGTACTCCATTATGAGAACATACACGTTACTTTTTTATCATGATACAGGCTACACTAGCAAAATATTAGCCACTTTAGCTATATTGAGTATTATCTTTGGTTTGATTGGCGCACTTGCTTTTGCAGACATTAAAAAAATTATTATCTACAACATAATCGTTGCTGTGGGAGTAATTCTTTTCGGTGTTTCTGTGATGACAACAGATTCGCTAACTGGTTCTGTGTTTTATTTAATCCACGATATGCTTATAAAAACGACTCTATTTTTATTAATAGGAATTATTATAAGTATTACTGGCACGAGTAAATTAAAAGAGATTAGTGGATTGATCAAAAAATATCCTGGGTTAGCGTGGACCTTTTTCTTAAGTGCGTTGTCCCTTGCAGGAATTCCTCCTCTAAGTGGTTTTATCGGAAAGCTGTTAATTGTTAAAGGTGGTTTTGAAGCGGGGGATTACCTTGGTGCTGCTATTGTATTAATCTCTAGTCTGCTTATATTACTCTCCATAATGAAAATCTTTATAAATGGATTTTGGGGTACACCTCGTTCCTATGAAGGGGAAAAGAAGGCACCAGTGAAAACTTTAATAATTGCACCAATAATCCTAATTAGTATCTCTATTCTTTTGGGGGTAGGAGCGGAAGCTGTTTATCCGTATATCTCACAGGCAGCTGAGACATTGGTTCAACCAGAAATTTATATTGATGCAGTCTTAAAGGAGTGATACGTGTGGCTTTTCAAATATTGTTAAATGTGTTTCTTGGTTTTATGTGGATGGTTATGACCGTATCATTTGAACCTGCAGCTTTTCTTAAAGGATACCTATTGGGTTTGCTTATTATCTATATTTTTAGGAATTTCTTTACTTCTCGTTTTTACCTATTAAGAATAGTTGCTGTATTAAAGCTCACCTATATTTTTATTAGAGAATTAATCAGCTCAAACATAGCCGTTGTAAAAACAGTCTTAAAGCCAAAATTAGATATGCAGCCAGGGATTTTTGCCTACCCGACGATTTTAGAGAAGAATTGGGAGATAACCCTTCTGGCAAATTTGATTACCTTGACACCTGGAACACTAGTGATTGAGGTATCTTCAGATAATAAAATATTATATGTTCATGCTTTAGATATTAATGATGCACAGGAATCTATTGACTCTATTAAAGATACATTTGAGAAAGCAATTTTGGAGGTGGGCAGGTAATGTTTCAAGCGTTTATGTATATGGCAATCCTCTTAATCGTCATTGCGATGATAGGATTTACCTACAGAGCAATTAAAGGCCCAACAACCCCTGATAGAGTCGTTGCTTTAGATGCTATTGGTATTAGCTTAGCAGGCTTGACTGCTCTAATATCGATTGTCCTTAACACGAGTGCTTTTCTTGAAGTAATTTTAGTAATTGGCATCCTCTCATTCATTGGAACGGTAGCCTTTTCTAAATTTTTAGAGAAGGGAGAGGTGATTGAAAATGACCGAAATCGTTAAGGGAATAGTTGGCTTATTAATAGCAGTTGGAGTTCTTCTTCATTTAGTCGCTGCAATAGGAGTCATCAGACTTCCAGATGTTTATACGAGAAATCACGCAGCATCTAAAGCAGCAACGCTTGGAATAATGGTCATTCTTCTTGCTACTTTTTTGTATTTTTATTTAATAAATGGTCAGTTTAATTCAAGAATTTTACTTGGGATTGCTTTCTTCTTCCTAACTTCACCTGTTGCAGGGCATCTTATTGGCAGAGCAGCCTACAATTCAGGCGTGAAATTATGGGATAAAAATGTCCGCGATGATTTAAAGACGAGTAGAAGCAGCAAAAAAGAGTAATGGATGATAAAGAGCGTAAAAAAATGATTAATTGATGTAAAAAAACCTTCCGTATTTCACAAATTGCGGAAGGTTTTCTTGTTATCACTATTTATCTAGTAGGTTGTAGGCTTCCTCAACGGAATCAACAAAAACTCCAGGGAAGTTAATTTTATTAACGCAATTTTCAACCTGTATTCTTGAAGCAGGAAAGGTAGGACTAATAATAATCAGCGTTTTAAAATTAGCCATCCAATATAGCTTCAAAACGAAAATGATATCATCCACCACATCACTAGGTACTTCCTCTTGTCCGCGTCCATCTATAATTAACGTATATCTTGAAGGATTAATACTATTAACGACGGTCTGAAACTCACTTAAATATATTTTTGCATCTTCCTCTTTAAAAAAACCGTCTACTTTCACAAAGAAAATGCTCTTTTCTTCATCCAATGCAAAGGAATATAGCTTCCTCATTTCTTGTTCCCCCAAAGTGTAAAAAATAACTACTGTCTTCATAATACATAAAACGACTCAAATCGACAATCCTAGAATTTATCCTAGTTTATAAGAATTACTAGTAGCCAAAGACGGGGTAGAATATATATGCTCAATAAGTTATTACAAGTTACTTTCAAACGAATGTACAGTCATAATAGGCGGTGATACCACTCACTAATTAGAGATTCTTATATTGAACTAAACCCTTCACCAAAGACATCTCTTACATCATGAATGGTAATAAAAGCTTCATTATCTATTTGCTTAATGATCTTCTTTAATTTTATAATTTCTTGATTGTTAATTACTATATACAAAACTTCTTTATTCTCTTTCGTGTAATACCCATGTCCAGATATAACTGTTATTCCGCGCTCCATTCTAGTACTGACTTCAAAAGCAATTTCCTTCGAATTGGCAGAAATAATTGTAACAGCTTTTTGGCGATTAGCTCCTTCGAGTATGAATTCCATAGTTTTCGTTGCGACATATAACATTACGATTGTAAGCATAACTCCTTCTATGCCAATAATAAAATAAGACAAAAACACGACTATTAAATCTAAAATAAGTAAACTATAGCTTACACTCCATCCTAAATATTTGTGGATGATTTTCGCTAATATGGTAGAACCTGCCGTAGTTCCTCCCACTCTTATGATTAAACCAATACCGACTCCAGTAAGCACACCACCAAATAAAGCATGTACAATAATCTCTTCAGATGGAATAGACCATGATTCTGTTACATGTAAAAACAAGGAATTAAAACAAACCGCAATAATGGTATAAAGCGCTGTTTGTTTACTTAAGAATTTTAGTCCTAACACTATTAATACAGCATTTAACAGGAAACTAACGATACTTGGTGACCATTCAAATAAATAATAACTAATAATCGTAAGCCCTGTTACTCCACCTTCACCTAAATCATTTGGGATAACAAATACATTTACCGCAATAGCAAAAAGAAGTGATCCTAACGCAAGTAAAAGTATATCAACTGAGTATTTCTTCATGTTGTTTCTCCTTATCTAATCACATATGTATAATAAATTGTTGCAATACTAAAGTATAACAGACGTATTAAGGAGAAATAATCATTTTTTGAAAAAATATTCTAGTATTATTATATGAAGTGATTTTTAAGGGAATATGATTGAATCAAATATGTGGTTTTTATATTTTCATACAACAGTGGCAGCTAATTATGAAAATATATTTTTTTTTGGAACCATACTCTAAAAATTCCGTATAAAGGAATAGAAATAATAGATTACTGTCAGTAATTAATAAATTTTGAAATTATGGACACTGCAACTAATGCTAAGGTTTGTTGTCAGTAAATAAAGGTGTGGATAGTTGTGAAGATCGTTAAAGAAGCGGGCATTATTAGTTTATTTATAGTTATTTTTAATCTTGTTATTAGATTCATTACACGACCAATTCATTCTATCAATCAATTTAAGGGGGAGTTTTGGTTTGAATTAACAGTATACCTAGTCGCATTAGTAGCTATTTTCATTGTTGTTTATTTAATTTTAGTTATAAAAAAATCTTTGATAGAAAGAAATGGATAAAATGAAAACTAGGTGAGATGTATGAAAAAAGTACCTTCAAGAAGGTACTAGAAGTAAAGGATATTAAGTTAATTTACTTGGCTTTACAATTTTTATTGAATTAACTTCTCCACAATCAACACAGAATGTATAGATTTTTTCTGAACCGATAGTTAGTTTATTATCAAGTGGCCTTAAGTTTATGTAATCAGTTCCTTGAGCAAAAGAAGTACCACCACAATCTGAGCATGCTTTATTTTTTTGGTCCATACTGTCACTTCCTTTCAAATATAAATACGATTTATGTAGGAAAAAGTTTCATAATATTGTAATTTTTTTGTAGAATGCAATTTTTAAAAATTGCACGTTAGACGATCCTCAACATAAAAAACCAAACTATTAATAAATAAAGAATTAAATAGCTTGGTTTTAAAGTTGACGACTTACTTATGTCGCGTTTTCTTTAGAAAAAGAAGTTAATTGGGCCCGATTTTATCATTGAAGTAACTCCAAGCAGACATTGCCCATGCTGCACAAAGATTACCTACAAAGGTAAAAAGTCCAATTAGTAACTCCATGGTTTAATCAACTCCTTTTTTTCTTTATTATCGCACTTCCTTTGTGTTTAATCCATTTATTTCCTTATTTTGAGTGTATGCCATTTACTGTCACTAACTATACGGGAAGTTAACAAGGGAACTTTCATACAGCTGAAACGTATATAAATTGTACAGGCATTAACAAGACTGATATGTAGAAGGAAAGGAATGTTTATATTATGTTATGGATTATGTCTCAAGATAAACAAAGTTTGATAAATGTGAAAGAAGTTGCTGTAGAAGGGAAGAAGATAGTAGGTACCTCAAATGAATGGAATAAGGCTTTAGGCAAGTATGATTCAAATGAAAGAGCATTAGTAATTCTTCATGAGATTCTCACGAAAATAGAAGAAAACAGTGGTTTTTCTGTGACGTTCTCTATGCCTATAAAATAGAAGTCAACTTATCTATGTAACAGGGGTATTCATCTAAGAACGATAAATGCTCTTGTTTCTCCTATACTCAAAATGCGATTAATTCCAATCATACAATATTCTTTAACATTCGCCATAATGCTTTTAATTGCATTGTTGACTGATCGTTACAAAATGTATATACTGTGTTTATTATTACTTTTTATGTAAGGAGACAGTATGAGTAAAAGTGGAAGACCTCGTGAATTTAATAAGCCTGAGGTGCTTGATGCAGCAATGAATGTTTTTTGGTTAAAAGGGTATGAAGCATGCTCCACGGAGGATTTATGCAGCAGTACAGGGCTTGGTCGAGGAAGCTTATATAATACGTTTGGAAGTAAGCACGAATTGTATGAGCAAACACTTCAACGTTATCATGAGCACTGGATCGAGGTGCAGACATCCATACTGGAACGTCCTGTCCCTGTTAAAGAAAGATTGCGCGGTCTGCTGGAATGGGCTGTGGAGAAGGATTTTGAGGATTCGAGTAAAGGGTGTTTCTTAATTAATGCCACGATGGAGCGTGGTCGAAGCGATTCCATTGTTGAGATTTGGTCGAATCGTCATGTAGAACGTCTGGAAAGTGTTCTGCTTTGTGTGATAGAGAATGGGAAACAGGCTGGAGAGATTACATGTAATAGACCTGCACTCGAGTTGGCAAGAACATTTATATGTAGTTACTATGGTCTCCGAACTCTCAATGTCACTACACGAAATCGTGATATGGCGGAACAAATCGTTGAGGGTACTATGGCAAGCATCTATTAATGAAGTTTGCCGTTTTTTTGCAATAGTTTTGTACTGTTCGTTCAAAAAGTACGTGAAGTTTAAAAAATTCCAAAGTACAAGGAGAAATTTAAAATGAACCAAACTATCGAAACGATTTTAAACCATGTGTCTGTCCGTTCTTTTACAGAACAAGCTTTAACAGAGGAGCAAATAAAGCAATTAGTTACTGCTGCACAAGCAGCCTCATCCGCAAGCTTTCAACAAGCGTATTCGATAATTGGTGTAACTGATCCTGACCTTAAACAAAAAATAGCAGAACATGCTGGGAATCAACCATTTATAACAGAGGGCGGTCACTTTTTCGTATTTTGTGCAGATGTAAATCGTCATAAGCAATTGGCAGAAGACCTAAATATGGATATTTCAGAGACAATTGAGGGAATAGATGCTGCATTGGTTGGGGCTATAGATGCTACCTTGGCAGCTCAAAACCTGGTCATTGCCGCAGAATCCATGGGGTTAGGTGTTTGTTATATTGGTGGAGTTAGAGATGGAATAATAAAAATATCAGAGTTACTTGATATTCCTGAATATGTTTTTCCTGTAT
This window contains:
- a CDS encoding YitT family protein, which encodes MKKYSVDILLLALGSLLFAIAVNVFVIPNDLGEGGVTGLTIISYYLFEWSPSIVSFLLNAVLIVLGLKFLSKQTALYTIIAVCFNSLFLHVTESWSIPSEEIIVHALFGGVLTGVGIGLIIRVGGTTAGSTILAKIIHKYLGWSVSYSLLILDLIVVFLSYFIIGIEGVMLTIVMLYVATKTMEFILEGANRQKAVTIISANSKEIAFEVSTRMERGITVISGHGYYTKENKEVLYIVINNQEIIKLKKIIKQIDNEAFITIHDVRDVFGEGFSSI
- the mnhG gene encoding monovalent cation/H(+) antiporter subunit G, whose product is MTEIVKGIVGLLIAVGVLLHLVAAIGVIRLPDVYTRNHAASKAATLGIMVILLATFLYFYLINGQFNSRILLGIAFFFLTSPVAGHLIGRAAYNSGVKLWDKNVRDDLKTSRSSKKE
- the nfsA gene encoding oxygen-insensitive NADPH nitroreductase, which gives rise to MNQTIETILNHVSVRSFTEQALTEEQIKQLVTAAQAASSASFQQAYSIIGVTDPDLKQKIAEHAGNQPFITEGGHFFVFCADVNRHKQLAEDLNMDISETIEGIDAALVGAIDATLAAQNLVIAAESMGLGVCYIGGVRDGIIKISELLDIPEYVFPVFGLVVGYPNERNDSKPRIPFEGIYHTNRYNSNTKEILKQYDETTKLYYENRSGRKSSRTWSETAIGSFARLPRSFMKDFLNGKGWANR
- a CDS encoding Na+/H+ antiporter subunit E, translating into MAFQILLNVFLGFMWMVMTVSFEPAAFLKGYLLGLLIIYIFRNFFTSRFYLLRIVAVLKLTYIFIRELISSNIAVVKTVLKPKLDMQPGIFAYPTILEKNWEITLLANLITLTPGTLVIEVSSDNKILYVHALDINDAQESIDSIKDTFEKAILEVGR
- a CDS encoding Na+/H+ antiporter subunit D, yielding MINFLLLPILIPLITGVILIFFSKNIIAQRWISGISSISNIVVSAILVQRIRQDGIQTLDVSSWDAPFGITLVSDMLSALLVLTTSIVACTTLIYSFRGIGQERERFYYYPCFNFLIVGVNGAFTTGDIFNLFVFFEVMLMASYALIVLGGTKIQLRESIKYLLVNIISSALFVITVAYLYSVVGTLNMAHISERISEVDQPGIITVIAILFLVVFGLKGAVFPLSFWLPGSYNAPPIPVMALFGALLTKVGVYSIMRTYTLLFYHDTGYTSKILATLAILSIIFGLIGALAFADIKKIIIYNIIVAVGVILFGVSVMTTDSLTGSVFYLIHDMLIKTTLFLLIGIIISITGTSKLKEISGLIKKYPGLAWTFFLSALSLAGIPPLSGFIGKLLIVKGGFEAGDYLGAAIVLISSLLILLSIMKIFINGFWGTPRSYEGEKKAPVKTLIIAPIILISISILLGVGAEAVYPYISQAAETLVQPEIYIDAVLKE
- a CDS encoding TetR/AcrR family transcriptional regulator; this translates as MSKSGRPREFNKPEVLDAAMNVFWLKGYEACSTEDLCSSTGLGRGSLYNTFGSKHELYEQTLQRYHEHWIEVQTSILERPVPVKERLRGLLEWAVEKDFEDSSKGCFLINATMERGRSDSIVEIWSNRHVERLESVLLCVIENGKQAGEITCNRPALELARTFICSYYGLRTLNVTTRNRDMAEQIVEGTMASIY
- a CDS encoding Na(+)/H(+) antiporter subunit F1 — translated: MYMAILLIVIAMIGFTYRAIKGPTTPDRVVALDAIGISLAGLTALISIVLNTSAFLEVILVIGILSFIGTVAFSKFLEKGEVIENDRNR
- a CDS encoding Na(+)/H(+) antiporter subunit C — translated: MEIIMIFVIGILFMCATYLMLSKSLLRIIIGTGLLSHGAHLLILTMGGLKKGAAPLLGENAEAYTDPIPQALILTAIVISFGVTAFFLVLAYRAYQELGTDNMEKLRGMDGND